The Arcobacter sp. LA11 genome includes a region encoding these proteins:
- a CDS encoding SulP family inorganic anion transporter, with translation MISANSIKNDIFGGITAAVVALPLALAFGVASGAGATAGLYGAIILGFFASLFGGTSTQISGPTGPMTVITATAIVAFQDDFESVIMVIFLAGLIQVSLGLVKIGKWVKYIPYPVISGFMSGIGVIIIILQINPFVGVDAYGSVMHTLVELPNTFHFANDESLIIAYITLGIMFMTPPVVSKYVPPALIALVFVSYYTMYMGYDVPTIGEIPMGFPEFSIPTKFDILQLDTILTLSITLALLGSIDTLLTSLVADSMTKTKHKPNKELIAQGIGNSLCSLVGAIPGAGATMRTVINIKSGGTSRVSGMIHSIALLFIVLFLAPLASKIPLSVLSGILIKVGFDILDYKFLNIMGKVSKHDLLIMITVFLLTIFVDLIMAVGAGITFASILAIYKISKSTRMQTRHAKNKVNFDIDVENKDTKILKIEGSLFFGTASVLDRKIDKINPNTKFIILDCLNVAFMDISAIFMIEEIITRTKDKNIKTILLLKHSDKRKVLNVDTHEVYKNSEIYNNLESAVNAIQEKDFKEHHLQS, from the coding sequence TTGATTTCTGCTAATAGTATAAAAAATGATATATTTGGTGGTATTACAGCTGCCGTAGTAGCTCTTCCTTTAGCTTTAGCCTTTGGTGTTGCAAGTGGTGCTGGTGCTACTGCTGGACTATATGGCGCTATTATTCTTGGTTTTTTTGCTTCTTTATTTGGTGGAACTTCTACTCAAATTTCTGGACCTACTGGCCCAATGACAGTTATTACAGCAACTGCAATAGTAGCTTTTCAAGATGATTTTGAATCTGTTATAATGGTTATTTTTCTTGCGGGACTTATTCAAGTATCTTTAGGACTTGTTAAAATTGGTAAATGGGTTAAATATATTCCATACCCTGTAATTTCTGGATTTATGAGTGGTATTGGAGTTATTATTATAATCTTACAAATCAATCCATTTGTAGGAGTAGATGCTTATGGTTCTGTAATGCATACTTTAGTGGAACTTCCAAATACTTTTCATTTTGCAAATGACGAATCATTGATAATTGCGTATATTACACTAGGAATTATGTTTATGACACCTCCTGTTGTCTCAAAATATGTTCCTCCTGCACTTATTGCCTTAGTTTTTGTTAGTTATTACACTATGTACATGGGATATGATGTACCTACAATTGGTGAAATACCAATGGGTTTTCCAGAATTTAGTATTCCTACAAAATTTGATATTTTACAGCTAGATACTATTCTTACCTTGTCAATTACTTTGGCTCTTTTAGGTTCTATTGATACTTTATTAACTTCTCTTGTTGCAGATTCAATGACAAAAACAAAACATAAGCCAAACAAGGAGCTTATTGCACAAGGTATAGGGAACTCTCTTTGTTCATTAGTTGGAGCAATTCCAGGTGCTGGAGCAACAATGAGGACGGTAATAAATATAAAAAGTGGTGGAACATCAAGAGTATCTGGGATGATACATTCTATTGCACTTTTATTTATAGTTTTATTTTTAGCACCTTTAGCTTCTAAAATACCTTTATCAGTTCTTTCTGGTATTTTAATTAAAGTTGGATTCGATATTTTAGATTATAAATTTTTAAATATTATGGGAAAAGTTTCAAAGCATGATTTATTGATTATGATTACAGTATTCTTACTTACAATTTTTGTTGATTTAATTATGGCTGTTGGTGCAGGAATAACATTTGCTTCAATTTTAGCAATATATAAAATATCAAAAAGTACAAGAATGCAAACAAGACATGCTAAAAATAAAGTAAATTTTGATATTGATGTTGAAAATAAAGATACAAAAATATTAAAAATTGAAGGTTCCTTATTTTTTGGTACTGCTTCTGTTCTTGATAGAAAAATAGATAAAATTAATCCTAATACAAAATTTATTATATTAGATTGTCTAAATGTGGCCTTTATGGATATTTCTGCAATATTTATGATTGAAGAAATTATAACTAGAACAAAAGACAAAAATATAAAAACTATATTATTATTAAAACATTCAGATAAAAGAAAAGTATTAAATGTTGATACTCATGAAGTATATAAAAATTCTGAAATATATAATAATCTTGAATCTGCTGTAAATGCTATTCAAGAAAAAGACTTCAAGGAGCATCATTTACAATCATGA
- a CDS encoding LPS-assembly protein LptD, giving the protein MLRKFLATIILVVSLEAQVEKFQVIANNVDSKNNIMIATGNVVIFSPTYYITAQKIIYDKNKGTFELFDDVVILKDNNVQTKSEYAFLDVNSDDLYQKPNMFFEEEGAIWINSKDSEKKDDVISLASSIFSSCDCVDPDWSIRMSSADYDTEDKWINTYNARLYVKDIPVLYTPYLGFSTNTERRTGLLMPTIGYSKSEGGTYSQPIYIAPAKNYDIEIIPQFRAKRGAGMYAYIRYADSIDSILKVSGGYFGEKKDYQLENDLRNQEHYGFDIDYKRYNLFANKKGTKDGLFVSINYLNDIEYKTLEDDKYKDDTERYVESKINYIYDTPSYFLGSYFRYYIDTDNDSNAATMQELPKLQAHTYSRPFLLDKLLYSTDIKYTNHTRRDGITANQYEFNLPISYSYSFFDDYIQLIAKHEFSANKFDYGNTDTLLEDATYIESNTTIGLSSDLIKPYEKYIHTMNLSAQYSHSNIIKEDGDLYFDSDSISELSPFPVTRSSDSITLGINQSFYDKENLKQIVNHKLKQSILYDEFDDAKFQNMENEIVYNYILGSVKNKLTYNHQDHKLIESSSSFSLTYDNFSMKLGHYMSKDTPNSGKEDLESYQIDLKYKLSDEYSIGYYTNYNLEEKLRSKQSFIFGITDKCWNLDIKYEKEIIASSTTDGDPTKQDIIYLQLLLKPLGGIQHEYELEQEDVDN; this is encoded by the coding sequence ATGCTTAGAAAATTTCTTGCAACAATTATATTAGTAGTTTCGTTAGAAGCACAGGTAGAAAAATTTCAAGTAATTGCAAATAATGTTGATTCTAAAAACAATATAATGATAGCAACTGGAAATGTTGTTATTTTTTCTCCTACATATTATATTACAGCTCAAAAAATCATATATGACAAAAACAAAGGAACTTTTGAGCTTTTTGATGATGTAGTAATTTTAAAAGACAATAATGTACAAACCAAAAGTGAATATGCTTTTTTAGATGTAAATAGTGATGATCTATATCAAAAACCAAATATGTTCTTTGAAGAAGAAGGTGCTATTTGGATAAATTCTAAAGATTCTGAAAAAAAAGATGATGTAATTTCTTTAGCTTCTTCTATTTTCTCTAGTTGTGATTGTGTTGATCCTGATTGGAGTATAAGAATGTCTAGTGCAGACTATGATACAGAAGATAAATGGATTAATACTTATAATGCAAGGTTATATGTTAAAGATATTCCTGTTTTATATACTCCTTATTTAGGCTTTTCTACAAATACTGAAAGAAGAACTGGACTTTTAATGCCTACAATTGGATATTCAAAAAGTGAAGGTGGAACTTATTCTCAGCCAATATATATTGCCCCTGCTAAAAATTATGATATAGAAATAATACCTCAATTTAGGGCAAAAAGAGGTGCTGGTATGTATGCATATATTAGGTATGCAGATAGTATCGATTCTATACTAAAAGTTAGTGGAGGATATTTTGGAGAAAAGAAAGATTATCAACTTGAAAATGATTTAAGAAATCAGGAACACTATGGTTTTGATATAGATTATAAAAGATACAATCTTTTTGCAAATAAAAAAGGTACTAAAGATGGATTATTTGTTTCTATAAACTATTTAAATGATATTGAATATAAAACTTTAGAAGATGATAAATATAAAGATGATACCGAGCGGTATGTTGAATCAAAAATTAATTATATTTATGACACTCCTAGCTATTTTTTAGGTTCGTATTTTAGATACTATATTGATACTGATAATGATTCAAATGCAGCAACTATGCAAGAATTACCAAAACTTCAGGCTCATACTTATTCAAGACCTTTCTTGTTAGATAAACTATTATATTCTACAGATATAAAATATACAAACCATACAAGAAGAGATGGAATTACTGCAAATCAATATGAATTTAATTTACCTATCTCATATTCATATTCTTTTTTTGATGATTATATACAATTAATCGCAAAACATGAATTTAGTGCAAATAAATTTGATTATGGAAATACAGATACATTATTAGAAGATGCTACATATATTGAGAGTAATACTACAATTGGTCTAAGTTCAGATTTGATTAAACCTTATGAAAAATATATTCATACAATGAATTTAAGTGCACAATATTCTCATTCTAATATTATTAAAGAAGATGGTGATTTATATTTTGATTCAGATAGTATTTCAGAATTATCTCCTTTCCCTGTTACAAGAAGTTCAGATAGTATTACTTTAGGGATTAATCAATCATTTTATGATAAAGAAAACTTAAAACAAATTGTTAACCATAAGTTAAAACAATCAATTTTATATGATGAATTTGATGATGCAAAATTTCAAAATATGGAAAATGAAATAGTTTATAATTATATACTTGGTTCTGTGAAGAATAAACTTACTTATAATCATCAAGATCATAAGTTAATTGAATCTTCTTCTTCTTTTTCTTTAACATATGATAACTTTTCAATGAAACTTGGACATTATATGTCAAAAGACACTCCTAATTCTGGAAAAGAGGATTTAGAATCTTATCAAATTGACTTAAAATACAAATTATCTGATGAATATTCTATAGGATATTATACAAATTATAATTTAGAAGAAAAATTAAGAAGTAAGCAATCATTTATATTTGGAATTACAGATAAATGTTGGAATTTAGATATAAAATATGAAAAAGAGATTATTGCTTCATCAACAACAGATGGTGATCCAACAAAACAAGATATTATTTATTTACAATTACTTTTAAAACCATTAGGTGGTATACAACATGAGTATGAATTAGAACAAGAGGATGTTGATAACTAA
- the der gene encoding ribosome biogenesis GTPase Der: MNNTLKKIALIGQPNVGKSSLFNRIAKKRIAIVSDMAGTTRDIRRHEVEILDRDAMMLDTGGIDDTNDAIFSNVKRKAVECAKEADIILFMVDGKRLPDEKDKELFYELQALGKKLALVVNKIDNDKEKERLWEFYEFGISEEDMFGISVSHNRGTKSLFEWIWEQLPPRIVIEEPVIVQDDDDFLEEFLDPIEDINESAQLDDGEIKVAIIGRVNVGKSSILNALVGEERSVVSPIAGTTIDPVDEQFEYKDKNITFVDTAGLRRRGSIEGIEKFALMRTKEMLEKANLALVVLDASEELVDLDEKIAGLVDEYGLGTIIVLNKWDINRDDFKEVEEKIRSKFKFLYYAPIIAVSAKTGRSIDRLKDKLVEIYDNYAQRVPTSVLNKTIETAVIRHSLPSPNGAYLRIYYSTQFETKPPRIALIMNKPNLLHFSYKRYLINFLRNNINFEGTPIHVVTRSKGQRELDEEHEEDI, encoded by the coding sequence ATGAATAATACACTAAAAAAGATAGCACTTATTGGACAACCAAATGTTGGTAAATCCTCTTTATTTAATAGAATTGCAAAAAAAAGAATTGCAATTGTTTCTGACATGGCTGGTACAACTAGAGATATTAGAAGACATGAAGTTGAAATTTTAGATAGAGATGCAATGATGCTAGATACAGGTGGTATTGATGATACTAATGATGCAATATTCTCAAATGTAAAAAGAAAAGCAGTTGAGTGTGCTAAAGAAGCTGATATAATACTTTTTATGGTAGATGGTAAAAGACTACCAGATGAAAAAGATAAAGAACTATTTTATGAGCTTCAAGCTTTAGGTAAAAAACTTGCTTTAGTAGTAAATAAAATTGATAATGATAAAGAAAAAGAAAGACTTTGGGAATTTTATGAGTTTGGTATTTCTGAAGAGGATATGTTTGGTATTTCTGTATCACATAATAGGGGTACAAAAAGTTTATTTGAGTGGATTTGGGAACAATTACCTCCCCGAATTGTAATTGAAGAACCAGTTATTGTTCAAGACGATGATGATTTTCTAGAAGAGTTTCTTGATCCTATTGAAGATATTAATGAATCTGCCCAGCTTGATGATGGTGAAATAAAAGTAGCAATTATTGGTAGAGTAAATGTTGGAAAGTCTTCAATATTAAATGCATTAGTTGGGGAAGAACGTTCAGTTGTTTCGCCAATTGCAGGTACGACAATAGACCCTGTAGATGAACAGTTTGAATATAAAGATAAAAATATCACATTTGTAGATACTGCTGGTTTAAGAAGACGTGGAAGTATTGAAGGAATTGAGAAATTCGCTTTAATGAGAACAAAAGAGATGTTAGAAAAAGCAAATCTTGCATTAGTAGTTCTTGATGCTTCTGAAGAGTTAGTTGATTTAGATGAAAAAATTGCTGGACTTGTTGATGAATATGGTTTAGGAACAATTATTGTTCTTAATAAATGGGATATTAATAGAGATGACTTTAAAGAAGTAGAAGAAAAAATAAGAAGTAAATTTAAATTTCTTTATTATGCTCCAATTATCGCTGTATCTGCTAAAACAGGAAGAAGTATTGATAGATTAAAAGATAAGTTAGTTGAAATTTATGACAATTATGCACAAAGAGTTCCAACTTCTGTTTTAAATAAAACAATAGAAACTGCAGTTATCAGACATTCTCTTCCTAGTCCAAATGGCGCTTATTTAAGAATCTATTATTCGACACAATTTGAAACAAAACCGCCAAGAATTGCACTAATTATGAATAAACCTAATCTTTTACACTTCTCTTACAAGCGATATTTGATAAACTTCTTAAGAAATAATATAAATTTTGAAGGTACCCCTATTCATGTAGTTACACGTTCTAAAGGTCAAAGAGAATTAGATGAGGAACACGAAGAAGATATTTAA
- a CDS encoding EF-hand domain-containing protein, giving the protein MNSIEMSSMASLVMPTSTSMASHMISKKDSDSDSSLSIEEMGISEDSFSSFDLDSDGLINQSELTSAIDSKMSEFNGEMPSKEEFQSILSSFGFDGPSTNNTLSSYARETISSVLSNYDADNLTESDAQSIVAAFKEAGIQPSSELASAMEEAGFDAHEVGTLAGVGAAQGGTPPPPPSGSGGTSSSESEEEFDVLDTNEDGVVSLSELEEAYGTSQSDTSELSSNQQNALDNLSVLMDMLKSNSENEESSIDSKSFDGLLKAINNQNSNSEINSYLQNSNTSSLFSYA; this is encoded by the coding sequence ATGAACTCTATAGAAATGAGCTCAATGGCTAGTTTAGTTATGCCAACAAGTACAAGTATGGCTAGCCATATGATTTCTAAAAAAGACTCTGATTCTGATTCTTCTCTTAGTATTGAAGAGATGGGAATAAGTGAAGATAGTTTTAGTTCATTTGATTTAGATTCTGATGGTTTAATAAATCAATCAGAATTAACATCTGCAATTGATTCAAAAATGTCTGAATTTAATGGTGAAATGCCTTCAAAAGAAGAGTTTCAATCTATACTTTCCTCTTTTGGTTTTGATGGACCTTCAACAAATAATACTTTGTCTTCTTATGCACGAGAAACTATATCTTCAGTTTTATCAAATTATGATGCGGATAATTTGACTGAAAGTGATGCTCAAAGTATAGTTGCTGCCTTCAAAGAAGCAGGAATTCAACCCTCATCTGAATTAGCAAGCGCGATGGAAGAAGCTGGTTTTGATGCACATGAGGTTGGAACTCTTGCAGGAGTTGGAGCTGCACAAGGGGGAACACCACCTCCACCACCAAGTGGCAGTGGTGGAACATCATCTTCTGAATCTGAGGAAGAGTTTGATGTTCTTGATACCAATGAAGATGGAGTTGTTTCTTTATCAGAATTAGAAGAAGCTTATGGTACAAGTCAAAGTGATACTTCTGAGTTGTCTTCAAATCAACAAAACGCACTTGATAATCTTAGTGTATTAATGGATATGCTTAAATCAAATAGTGAAAATGAAGAATCAAGTATTGATTCAAAAAGTTTCGATGGATTATTAAAGGCAATTAATAATCAAAATAGTAATAGTGAAATTAATTCATATTTACAAAACTCAAATACAAGCTCACTTTTTAGCTACGCATAG
- the purD gene encoding phosphoribosylamine--glycine ligase: MNILILGSGGREYSIGLAISKETEEHNLYFMPGNGATDNLGTNINIKDYNELASWSKENRIDLTIVGPEAPLVDGVVDIFKENGLTVFGPSKAAAQLEGSKVYMKNILKKYNIPTAAFIETTNEKEAHDFIDTMTAPIVVKADGLCGGKGVIIAQSKEEAKEAASDMLAGTSFGDAGTSIVVEEFLDGYELSIFAICDGENYKVLPAAQDHKRIGDGDTGPNTGGMGAYAPTPLVNDDIYKKVEERVIKPTLEGMKQEGAPFEGVLFIGVMVVNGEPIILEYNVRFGDPECEILMPLLETPVSELFYKGATKQLDKLDIKIKDEFGVAVVMASANYPYGSSEPAEIIVDDIVDEDILNNTHISYAGVSKEDDKLFATGGRVLLCVGFGDSIKKARDRAYALCGQVHFAGKKIRTDIAYQALK; the protein is encoded by the coding sequence GTGAACATTTTAATTCTTGGTAGTGGTGGAAGAGAATACTCTATAGGGTTAGCTATATCTAAAGAAACTGAAGAACATAACTTATATTTTATGCCAGGTAATGGTGCAACTGATAATTTAGGTACAAATATTAATATAAAAGATTATAACGAATTAGCATCTTGGTCAAAAGAAAATAGAATTGATTTAACAATTGTTGGACCGGAAGCTCCATTAGTAGATGGTGTTGTTGATATTTTCAAAGAAAATGGATTAACTGTATTTGGACCAAGTAAGGCTGCAGCGCAACTTGAAGGTTCAAAAGTTTATATGAAAAATATTTTAAAGAAATATAACATACCAACAGCAGCGTTTATTGAGACTACAAATGAAAAAGAAGCACATGACTTTATTGATACTATGACGGCTCCAATTGTTGTAAAAGCAGATGGATTATGTGGTGGGAAAGGTGTAATTATTGCACAATCAAAAGAAGAAGCAAAAGAAGCTGCATCTGATATGTTAGCAGGTACTTCTTTTGGAGATGCAGGAACTTCAATTGTTGTTGAAGAGTTTTTAGATGGATATGAATTATCAATCTTTGCTATTTGTGATGGAGAAAACTATAAAGTTTTACCTGCAGCACAAGACCATAAGAGAATAGGGGATGGAGATACGGGTCCTAATACTGGTGGGATGGGTGCATATGCTCCAACACCACTTGTAAATGATGACATTTATAAAAAAGTTGAAGAGAGAGTTATTAAACCAACACTAGAAGGTATGAAACAAGAAGGAGCACCTTTTGAAGGTGTTCTTTTTATTGGAGTAATGGTTGTAAATGGTGAACCTATTATATTAGAATATAATGTAAGATTTGGTGATCCAGAGTGTGAAATTTTAATGCCTTTATTAGAAACTCCTGTTTCTGAATTATTTTATAAAGGTGCTACAAAACAACTTGATAAATTAGATATCAAAATTAAAGATGAGTTTGGAGTTGCTGTTGTAATGGCAAGTGCAAATTATCCATATGGTTCAAGTGAACCTGCAGAAATTATTGTAGATGATATAGTTGATGAAGATATTTTAAATAATACTCATATCTCTTATGCAGGAGTATCAAAAGAAGACGATAAACTATTTGCTACAGGTGGTAGAGTTTTATTATGTGTAGGATTTGGAGACTCTATTAAGAAAGCTAGAGATAGAGCTTATGCACTTTGCGGGCAAGTACATTTTGCTGGTAAGAAAATTAGAACTGATATTGCATATCAAGCATTGAAATAA
- a CDS encoding uroporphyrinogen-III synthase, with the protein MSKIYLLNNIPFEGVENLEVFKIEFISSNINLKNYDALIFTSKNAIYSLDSFNKEWKNIDSYAIAPKTAKVIDEYNGRVKFIGKSSHGNEFAKELIPLLKDKRCLYIRAKKVVSNLVDILKKNNICIDELITYKTVSNIDSLDKEIENNSTIVFTSPSSVNCFFKKYQWNDTLRAIVIGKTTAKYLPENIKYEISSSTSIEECIKLAKKPIV; encoded by the coding sequence ATGAGTAAAATATATTTATTGAATAATATACCTTTTGAAGGTGTAGAAAACTTAGAAGTTTTTAAGATAGAATTTATATCTTCAAATATAAATCTAAAAAACTATGATGCACTTATTTTTACATCTAAAAATGCTATTTATTCTCTTGATAGTTTTAATAAAGAGTGGAAAAATATAGATTCTTATGCAATAGCACCTAAAACTGCAAAAGTTATAGATGAATATAATGGAAGAGTTAAGTTTATTGGAAAAAGTTCTCATGGAAATGAGTTTGCAAAAGAATTAATACCATTATTAAAAGATAAAAGATGTTTATATATAAGAGCAAAAAAAGTAGTTTCAAATCTTGTTGATATACTTAAAAAGAATAATATTTGTATTGATGAGTTAATAACATATAAAACAGTATCAAATATTGATTCATTAGATAAGGAGATTGAAAATAATTCTACAATAGTTTTTACCTCTCCTTCAAGTGTAAATTGTTTTTTCAAGAAATATCAGTGGAATGATACTTTAAGAGCCATTGTAATAGGAAAAACTACAGCTAAATATTTACCAGAAAATATAAAATATGAGATATCTTCTAGTACTTCTATTGAAGAATGTATAAAACTTGCTAAGAAGCCTATAGTTTAA
- the fliD gene encoding flagellar filament capping protein FliD, which yields MADGILGLGSSSSGVSLDQSLIDQLKEADSASQLDPITAEIEDTEAEIEAVDAVESKILELLAVMENLDLYTSGTNVFDEVSANTSGDSVVFDAADTSSLNPGTINVTVEQLSTKDVYQSDTISNSEDIMDDGTLSITVGDETYDFVTTGLTYEEVLTEMNYYSSLDVALEQVSDDTHRFVIKSTESGLSNAITISQSGDLNLGFENEDNHVLTAQNFKGTVDGIDYDLSSNKFTMNNGLIISAIETGDSSISIEQDSSYVVDAVESMATIYNELVDLVNSYVIGDEDDPALISDSSTLRTIMTDIKNYFYESYGLTDEENAFVYGLSFDIDGYMELDSTTLTESLTSNLDDVKELFVGYAEKEGIGTALKTYLDALDSTDGTITSYQERLDEYLETLNDDYDSASESLDEKYQTMASQFADYTVLINQMENDFASLQAIIDSED from the coding sequence ATGGCTGATGGAATATTAGGATTAGGAAGTTCAAGTAGCGGAGTAAGTTTAGATCAATCATTGATTGATCAATTAAAAGAAGCAGATAGTGCATCACAACTTGATCCTATAACGGCTGAAATTGAAGATACTGAAGCTGAGATTGAAGCAGTAGATGCAGTTGAAAGTAAAATATTAGAATTACTTGCAGTTATGGAGAATCTTGATTTATATACAAGTGGTACTAATGTATTTGATGAAGTGAGTGCAAATACTTCTGGTGACTCAGTAGTTTTTGATGCTGCGGATACAAGTTCTTTAAATCCTGGGACTATTAATGTCACAGTAGAACAGTTATCAACAAAAGATGTTTATCAGTCTGATACTATTAGCAATAGTGAAGATATAATGGATGATGGTACATTAAGCATCACAGTAGGTGATGAAACTTATGATTTTGTAACTACAGGATTAACTTATGAAGAAGTGTTAACTGAAATGAATTATTATAGTTCTTTAGATGTTGCTTTAGAACAAGTAAGTGATGATACACATAGGTTCGTTATTAAAAGTACAGAAAGCGGATTATCTAATGCTATTACCATTTCTCAAAGTGGTGATTTAAATCTAGGGTTTGAGAATGAAGATAATCATGTATTAACTGCACAAAACTTCAAAGGAACAGTTGATGGAATAGATTATGACCTCTCGTCAAATAAATTTACGATGAATAATGGTTTAATAATATCTGCAATAGAAACAGGAGATTCTTCAATAAGTATTGAACAAGATAGTTCGTATGTTGTAGATGCTGTTGAGTCTATGGCTACAATATATAATGAATTAGTAGACTTAGTAAATTCTTATGTTATTGGAGATGAAGATGATCCAGCATTAATATCTGATAGTAGTACTTTAAGAACAATTATGACTGACATAAAAAACTATTTTTATGAATCATATGGCTTAACTGATGAAGAAAATGCATTTGTTTATGGCCTTTCCTTTGATATTGATGGATATATGGAACTTGACAGTACTACTTTAACAGAATCTTTGACCTCTAATTTAGATGATGTAAAAGAGTTATTTGTTGGTTATGCAGAAAAAGAGGGAATAGGGACTGCATTAAAAACATATCTTGATGCTTTAGATAGTACAGATGGAACAATAACTTCTTATCAAGAGAGATTAGATGAATATCTAGAAACATTAAATGATGATTATGATTCTGCATCGGAATCATTAGATGAAAAATATCAAACAATGGCTTCTCAATTTGCAGATTATACGGTTCTAATAAATCAGATGGAGAATGATTTTGCTTCATTACAAGCAATTATTGATAGTGAGGATTAA
- a CDS encoding RDD family protein, whose translation MNTDNLELASMRSRAMAFVIDDFLVTFIIIAMYWENIAASGNDLVSVLVVMNEFVWQILFLKFIYQTLFVWYYGATIGKIITKIRVVDFNHFGRVSIFTAIIRSFMRLASEMFFYIGFIFGFFNDGRQTLHDKIGRTLVVNA comes from the coding sequence ATGAATACTGATAATTTAGAATTAGCTTCTATGCGTTCAAGAGCTATGGCTTTTGTGATTGATGATTTCCTTGTTACTTTTATTATAATAGCTATGTATTGGGAAAATATAGCTGCGAGTGGTAATGATTTAGTATCTGTATTGGTTGTAATGAATGAATTTGTTTGGCAAATTTTATTTTTAAAATTTATTTATCAAACTTTATTTGTATGGTATTATGGGGCAACAATTGGAAAAATTATTACTAAGATAAGAGTAGTTGATTTTAACCACTTTGGAAGGGTTTCAATCTTTACAGCAATAATAAGATCTTTTATGAGACTTGCGAGTGAGATGTTTTTTTATATAGGATTTATTTTTGGATTCTTTAATGATGGAAGACAAACTTTACATGATAAAATTGGTAGAACGTTGGTTGTAAATGCTTAG
- the hpf gene encoding ribosome hibernation-promoting factor, HPF/YfiA family, whose product MNTSIVGRHIELTEPIKDYVNSSVEIFKKYNLDIISVNSIISQEEKNGRKAFTFEFTLNIAHLDTVVVKQKDKDLYSAIDIAVDRVSKVLRRHHDKITGHRATKLTEVASAEIEDEIANELEKLDSEIFPVRLNSYKPMDIEEALSELKDSDAAFKVFYDKDDNMRVLYKASEEGKFGLY is encoded by the coding sequence ATGAATACAAGTATTGTAGGAAGACACATAGAATTAACTGAACCAATTAAAGATTACGTTAATAGTTCAGTAGAGATTTTTAAAAAATATAATTTAGATATTATATCAGTAAACTCTATTATCTCTCAAGAAGAGAAAAATGGAAGAAAAGCATTTACATTTGAATTTACTTTAAATATTGCTCATTTAGACACGGTTGTTGTAAAACAAAAAGATAAAGATTTATATTCTGCAATTGATATTGCTGTTGATAGAGTTTCTAAAGTACTTAGAAGACATCATGATAAAATCACTGGTCACAGAGCTACTAAACTTACTGAGGTTGCATCTGCTGAAATTGAAGACGAAATTGCTAACGAATTAGAAAAACTAGATTCTGAGATTTTCCCTGTTAGATTAAATTCATACAAACCAATGGATATTGAAGAAGCATTATCAGAATTAAAAGATTCAGATGCTGCATTTAAAGTATTCTATGATAAAGATGATAATATGAGAGTATTATATAAAGCAAGTGAAGAAGGAAAATTTGGATTATACTAA